The Calditrichota bacterium genome contains a region encoding:
- a CDS encoding outer membrane lipoprotein carrier protein LolA: MVTRCCAIAVAVLLAASCLPVPVGAQQMDGQAVVRKVRATFESLKTMRARFTQTFEWQLVGESQKTAGTLAAAKGDRYRIETEDQLIVTDGKTVWNFSKANKQVIVDELGKTADAPLMRDLMLRYAEGYTAVLKGQEAIGGSDCFVVELRPKGEEFITAVTLWVDGKLWVPLRVRQVDVNDNVNVYELQDVELNVTLPPGLFTFEPPAGAEVIDMR; encoded by the coding sequence ATGGTGACGCGGTGTTGCGCAATAGCGGTTGCAGTGCTCCTTGCGGCCAGTTGCTTGCCAGTGCCGGTGGGCGCACAGCAGATGGACGGCCAGGCGGTGGTGCGCAAGGTGAGGGCGACTTTCGAGTCCCTGAAGACCATGCGCGCGCGCTTTACCCAGACGTTCGAGTGGCAGCTGGTGGGCGAAAGCCAAAAGACCGCCGGCACGCTGGCAGCTGCCAAAGGCGACCGTTATCGCATCGAGACCGAGGACCAGCTCATCGTCACCGACGGCAAGACGGTGTGGAACTTCAGCAAGGCCAACAAGCAGGTGATCGTCGATGAACTGGGCAAGACGGCAGACGCCCCGCTGATGCGCGACCTCATGCTGCGCTACGCCGAAGGCTACACCGCTGTGCTGAAGGGCCAGGAGGCCATCGGTGGCAGCGACTGCTTCGTGGTGGAGCTGCGCCCCAAAGGGGAGGAGTTCATCACCGCGGTAACGCTCTGGGTGGATGGCAAGCTGTGGGTCCCGCTGCGCGTGCGGCAAGTCGATGTGAATGACAATGTGAACGTCTATGAGCTGCAGGACGTGGAGTTGAACGTGACCCTGCCGCCGGGGCTGTTCACCTTTGAACCGCCCGCCGGGGCCGAGGTGATTGATATGCGGTGA